One window of the Streptobacillus felis genome contains the following:
- a CDS encoding ATPase, T2SS/T4P/T4SS family, with product MTDLEIKRKLDLERKENFLKENLTGIQKFLEDISISEISLNQDGKIFLDIKGKGRVDSGETLSKIDGENIIKIVAAFSEQEITETSPIISASLPDGSRFEGLMYQVTNYNPVFSIRRHTTEVIPLEKFIETNFITEDQKKYIETAIKEKKNILVVGGTSTGKTTFLNACLDKLKDTDDRISVIEEIRELKCEAKNINYFTSTDTTSYRDLLRSNMRLNPDRIILGELRTGGETLELLKAWNSGHSGGFATIHANSTIAGLKKIEQYIDEVTVKSQHYLIVEAVNIVVNIIRDGTRRYVKEIAEVINYDKENDTYIIKKI from the coding sequence ATGACGGATTTAGAGATAAAAAGAAAACTTGATTTAGAAAGAAAAGAAAATTTTCTAAAAGAAAATTTAACTGGGATACAAAAATTTTTAGAAGATATATCTATTAGCGAAATTTCTTTAAATCAAGATGGAAAAATATTTTTGGATATTAAAGGTAAAGGTAGGGTTGATAGTGGAGAAACACTATCTAAAATTGATGGAGAAAATATCATAAAGATAGTAGCTGCATTTAGTGAACAAGAAATTACGGAAACATCACCTATAATATCAGCGTCTTTACCAGATGGATCAAGATTTGAAGGATTAATGTATCAAGTCACAAATTATAATCCAGTTTTTTCAATCAGAAGACATACTACTGAAGTAATACCTTTAGAAAAATTTATTGAAACAAATTTTATTACAGAGGATCAAAAAAAGTATATAGAAACTGCAATTAAAGAAAAGAAAAATATTTTAGTAGTTGGTGGTACATCAACTGGTAAAACTACATTTTTAAATGCATGTTTAGATAAACTAAAAGATACTGATGATAGAATTAGTGTTATTGAAGAAATAAGAGAATTAAAATGTGAAGCAAAAAACATAAATTATTTTACTTCTACTGATACAACATCTTATAGAGATTTATTAAGATCAAATATGAGGCTAAATCCAGATAGAATTATCTTAGGAGAGCTTAGAACAGGTGGAGAAACATTAGAATTATTAAAAGCATGGAACTCAGGTCATTCTGGTGGATTTGCAACAATTCATGCTAATAGCACTATAGCTGGTCTAAAAAAAATAGAACAATACATAGATGAAGTTACTGTAAAGTCACAGCATTATTTAATAGTTGAAGCAGTAAATATAGTTGTAAACATAATAAGAGATGGTACTAGAAGGTATGTTAAAGAAATAGCAGAGGTAATAAATTATGATAAAGAAAATGACACATATATAATAAAAAAAATATAA
- a CDS encoding ATP-binding cassette domain-containing protein: MLNQILNNYKKSYKFFIPFESLVEDGIILNKNSGFQSTFKIRFYDLDYLSADDVNTINDRLNNAYKRLPDGFSIHFEVQRNKSDKYPTKNLKGKPYPTRIIDKIRENSVTKETFYQTEYYITLTYIMNNDSTEKITVLLNKFTNLFSKNRIQEETKEELMKIYKNELKEFKDQVTMFIEQLKTAAISADILKGEELLGYLYTAINMDKREKIKVPKDNSVLLDEYLTVSTLSNGEYTKINDEYVKVVTINIFPDQVTQRIFNQLESLNFEYRYVTRYIMLSREEAINILKSFKVYFSAKVKTLAQWIIEIKNGQEVQNIDYTALDKVDEADYALNEAKTGSLAYGYYTFSFIIKDKDIENLDKKINEVRRILNFYDFIAGEDRYNTLDSIFGSIPGNIVNNIRRSPMNTYLLSALLPMSSLYTGNKINNHLKDVALFTTKTEKELFYMNLHNKDIGHSLIIGPTGAGKSFLLSMIATNFLKYEGKIIKDGREIIKPAQVFFFDKDASSRVLTYTSGGKFYDLGKREIAFQPLKNIHISNEKEWALGWIISILEQEGIPYDATTRNIVEQSLESLATAREESRTLSNLKTYIASRSKVIAQALESYCGENVYGEYFDNNVDNITTNNFITFEMGDVISKPKVIAPLLDYIFHKIETEKLDGTPTLLLLDECWIFLKNKKMRDKINEWLKVLRKKNTSVVFATQSLAEIADSPIFSAIVDACKTSIFLPNEKAMSTWLELYKKFNLTEKEIQEINDAIMKHDYFVKTTEGSRLFQLNPSDLEIAYLGASTSNDQNTIINLKNRIDEEVLSDSDKVQLLNKEWIKHKHNLGEISIGTINQIRDILNEKEIK, translated from the coding sequence ATGCTTAATCAAATACTAAATAACTATAAAAAATCATATAAGTTTTTTATTCCTTTTGAATCTTTAGTTGAAGATGGAATAATTTTAAACAAAAACAGTGGTTTTCAATCAACATTTAAAATTAGATTTTATGATCTAGATTATTTAAGTGCTGATGATGTAAATACAATAAATGATAGATTAAATAATGCATATAAAAGGTTACCAGATGGTTTTTCTATACATTTTGAAGTACAAAGAAATAAAAGCGATAAATATCCTACAAAAAATTTAAAAGGAAAACCATACCCAACTAGAATAATAGATAAAATAAGAGAAAATTCAGTTACTAAAGAAACTTTTTATCAAACTGAATATTATATCACTCTTACATACATAATGAATAATGATAGTACAGAAAAAATTACAGTATTATTAAATAAATTTACTAATTTGTTTAGTAAAAACAGAATACAAGAAGAAACTAAAGAAGAGTTAATGAAAATATATAAGAATGAACTTAAAGAATTTAAAGATCAAGTAACGATGTTTATAGAACAATTAAAAACAGCTGCAATTAGTGCAGATATTTTAAAAGGAGAAGAATTACTAGGTTATTTATATACAGCAATTAATATGGATAAAAGAGAAAAAATAAAAGTTCCAAAAGATAATTCAGTCTTGCTTGATGAATATTTAACAGTGTCTACATTATCTAATGGAGAATATACTAAAATTAATGATGAATATGTAAAAGTAGTTACTATAAATATATTTCCAGATCAAGTTACTCAAAGGATATTTAATCAATTAGAAAGTTTAAATTTTGAATATAGATATGTAACTAGATATATAATGCTTAGTCGTGAAGAAGCAATTAATATATTAAAAAGCTTTAAAGTATACTTTTCAGCGAAAGTTAAAACTTTGGCACAATGGATAATAGAAATAAAAAATGGACAAGAGGTTCAAAATATTGATTATACAGCATTAGATAAAGTTGATGAAGCTGATTATGCACTAAATGAAGCTAAAACAGGATCATTAGCATATGGTTATTATACTTTTTCATTTATAATAAAAGATAAGGATATAGAAAATCTGGATAAAAAAATAAATGAAGTTAGAAGAATACTTAACTTTTATGATTTCATAGCTGGTGAAGATAGATATAATACATTAGATTCAATATTTGGATCAATACCAGGAAATATTGTTAATAATATAAGAAGATCACCTATGAATACATATTTATTATCTGCATTACTTCCAATGTCTTCTCTTTATACTGGAAATAAAATAAATAATCATTTAAAAGATGTTGCTTTATTTACAACTAAAACTGAAAAAGAGTTATTCTATATGAATTTACATAATAAAGATATTGGTCATAGTTTAATTATAGGTCCTACTGGAGCTGGAAAATCATTTTTATTAAGTATGATAGCAACTAATTTCTTAAAATATGAAGGAAAAATAATTAAAGATGGGAGAGAAATTATAAAACCAGCACAAGTATTCTTTTTTGATAAAGATGCTTCAAGTAGAGTACTTACATATACCTCTGGTGGAAAATTCTATGATTTAGGAAAAAGAGAAATTGCATTCCAGCCATTAAAAAATATACATATAAGTAATGAAAAAGAATGGGCTTTAGGATGGATAATTTCAATACTTGAGCAAGAAGGAATCCCTTACGATGCTACTACGAGAAATATAGTAGAACAATCATTAGAATCACTAGCAACTGCTAGAGAAGAAAGTAGAACTCTATCAAATTTAAAGACATATATAGCTTCTCGTTCAAAAGTAATTGCACAAGCATTAGAATCATATTGTGGTGAAAATGTTTATGGTGAATATTTTGATAATAATGTAGATAATATAACTACTAATAATTTTATTACTTTTGAAATGGGAGATGTTATTTCTAAACCTAAAGTAATAGCACCGCTGCTTGATTATATTTTCCATAAAATAGAAACAGAAAAACTAGATGGGACACCTACTTTATTACTTTTAGATGAATGTTGGATATTCTTAAAAAATAAAAAAATGAGAGATAAAATAAATGAGTGGTTAAAAGTATTAAGAAAGAAAAATACATCTGTTGTTTTTGCAACACAATCATTAGCTGAAATTGCTGATTCACCTATATTTTCAGCTATAGTAGATGCTTGTAAAACTAGTATTTTCTTGCCAAATGAAAAAGCTATGAGTACATGGCTTGAATTATACAAAAAATTTAACTTAACAGAAAAAGAAATACAAGAAATAAATGATGCAATAATGAAACATGATTACTTTGTTAAAACTACTGAAGGATCAAGATTATTCCAGTTAAATCCATCTGATTTAGAAATAGCTTATTTAGGAGCATCTACAAGTAATGATCAAAATACTATAATCAATCTAAAAAATAGAATTGATGAGGAAGTATTAAGTGATAGCGATAAAGTACAACTATTAAATAAAGAGTGGATAAAACATAAACATAATCTTGGAGAAATAAGTATTGGGACAATTAATCAAATAAGAGATATATTAAATGAAAAGGAGATAAAGTAA
- a CDS encoding VirB3 family type IV secretion system protein, producing the protein MKKLPVYKGIMENKTAFGIPVGAYTYILGFGLLLYMLLRTFLIIIPVIILFIILKIVSRKDSKFLSVFFINLFHSKYYGF; encoded by the coding sequence ATGAAAAAATTACCCGTATATAAAGGAATTATGGAAAATAAAACAGCATTTGGTATTCCAGTAGGTGCTTATACATATATTTTGGGATTTGGATTACTTTTATATATGTTGTTAAGAACTTTTTTAATAATAATTCCAGTTATAATATTATTCATAATTTTAAAGATTGTATCAAGAAAAGATTCAAAATTTTTATCTGTTTTCTTTATTAATCTATTCCATAGTAAATATTATGGATTTTAG
- a CDS encoding OmpA family protein, with the protein MENKKIKMLKNCLKKKIKVTKGLMIAFLITGIFSFSKDVDFHNYIIRINDTNTIYEFIDKETNFSPLSLDLTRINNDLKVLFESRRDLGEYIIENFYDGNKKKLIGLSEDGRYYRYGSEVGSEDYDYNNFKNNDFGHFVASTDGDGVVGDVAVAGGGVSGGSHGDSTNGGTNGNTISKEQNFYFNLKNKENLVKVNKENTIEFIDGKGTTATVTPTDNGATVKYDVNVDGSTIYIGNDGKLKANIPNISNGDTIGYDYVVDGENTKLILGKEMKQFINGTENYLNSVFKNPDRIENDFLNDSDIPENVRNEVRKIVIDNKELLNKVKSGNYTENEFDELYYKMGEMWRSINDWRRNSENSNIDIVKNYRDVFDIEIGETGVTTNTNTDISIKIDNLSDGLINETSKEAINGSQLHSIAKASSTDIDVNAWRNKLGITDNVATPTNINIKAGDTTKAITDGNTVEYINGSGTTASVTPTDNGATVKYDVNVDGSTLTINDSNKLSVNIDGTTLKIGEDGKIKADLDGYAKTDGSNIKGEDKTSFITNLNDGFNLTNPTGAVATDRDLKDLGDAKLNVDANNLTDNGKTNLVTKLSDGSSLDKPTGALVTDTIVKDKLDTKADKDASNINGTDLTAWRDKLNSGISLENPTGALVKDSDLKNALGDKLNTDLSNFDNTKVDAAGKTKLITALNDGFNLDTPSGAVATDRDLKAGLAGKLSDGDITNNYLTGKLTKGNVVSSTLTLTNNEGRILGADDLTIELKNSTVGFNHLDKNLQDLINSKGTGNGTATNINIKAGDITKAITDGNTIEYINGKGTIATVTSTDNGATVKYDVNVDGTTLIIGEDGKVKANLDGYAKIDGSNITGNDKTSFINNLNDGFNLTNPTGAVATDRDLKVLGDGKADINLNNITTIGDKGKEKLKEALITGNLDNPTGNLVTDTDIKEKLDTKANKDASNISGTDLTAWRDKLNSGVNLETPTGALVKDSDLKNALGDKLNTNLSNFDNTKVDATGKTKLITALNDGFNISNPTGAVATDRDLKSLGDGKLNVDADNLSDTGKTNLVTKLSDGSNLDNPTGVLVTDTAVKAKLDDKANKDASNISGTDLTAWRDKLNSGINLETPTGALVKDSDLKNALGDKLNIDADNLTDKGTTNLVNKLSNGADINNPTNKLVTDTMLKPILEDKLNTNLSNFDNTKVDAAGKTKLITALNDGFNLDTPSGAVATDRDLKAGLAGKLSDGDITNNYLTGKLTKGNVVSNTITITNGNERVLGSEDLRLEISDGAITKDKLANDLKNEIDAKANKDASNLNDGDVSKWRDKLGINDNGNNEFTEKDGAITYNNGGSTGFRIGNVSTPIYLNDASNKKYVDDKFNDLNNKLNAANAGVASALATASTLKNWGNGKHTISGSLGYYEKTVAGAIAYSTHHKNFGFLANASFNSEKKFGAGLGMSYTFGVEEENKDVINVVAPALAGDNDERIKELENQNKELADKLNDLMAYVKNIKVSKGDTYVNDFESYIISGFDSDKYFLKSHMKQQLDEIAKKSVGREIIVVGFTDTDGSDKYNLTLGLNRANTVKEYLEAKGVQVKQTRTAGFNENIRFNNSSSNKALNRRVEIFIK; encoded by the coding sequence ATGGAAAATAAAAAAATTAAAATGTTAAAAAATTGCTTAAAGAAAAAAATTAAGGTTACTAAAGGATTGATGATAGCTTTTTTAATTACTGGAATATTTTCTTTTTCAAAAGATGTTGATTTTCATAATTACATAATAAGAATAAATGACACTAATACAATTTATGAATTTATAGATAAAGAAACTAATTTTTCCCCATTATCTTTGGATTTAACTAGAATTAATAATGATTTAAAAGTTTTATTCGAAAGTAGGAGAGATTTAGGTGAATATATTATTGAAAATTTTTATGATGGTAATAAAAAAAAGTTAATAGGACTTTCGGAAGATGGCCGTTACTATAGATATGGTAGTGAGGTTGGAAGTGAGGATTATGATTATAATAATTTTAAAAATAATGATTTTGGTCATTTTGTTGCTAGTACCGATGGTGATGGTGTTGTTGGTGATGTTGCTGTTGCTGGAGGAGGAGTTTCTGGTGGTTCACATGGTGATAGTACAAATGGTGGTACGAATGGAAATACCATTTCTAAAGAACAAAATTTTTATTTTAATTTAAAAAATAAAGAAAATTTAGTGAAGGTAAATAAAGAGAATACAATAGAATTTATTGATGGGAAAGGAACAACAGCAACAGTAACACCAACTGATAATGGTGCTACGGTTAAATACGATGTTAATGTTGATGGTTCAACTATATATATAGGAAATGATGGTAAATTAAAAGCTAATATTCCAAATATAAGTAATGGTGATACTATCGGATATGATTATGTTGTAGATGGTGAAAATACTAAATTAATTTTAGGAAAAGAAATGAAACAGTTTATTAATGGAACAGAAAATTATTTAAATAGTGTTTTTAAAAATCCTGATAGAATTGAAAATGATTTTTTAAATGATAGTGATATTCCTGAAAATGTTAGAAATGAAGTTAGAAAAATTGTTATAGATAATAAAGAACTTTTAAATAAAGTTAAAAGTGGAAATTATACTGAAAATGAATTTGATGAATTATATTATAAAATGGGGGAAATGTGGAGGTCTATTAATGATTGGAGGAGAAATAGTGAAAATTCAAACATAGATATTGTTAAAAATTATAGAGATGTTTTTGATATAGAAATTGGGGAAACTGGGGTTACTACTAACACAAATACTGATATTTCCATAAAAATTGATAATTTAAGTGATGGATTAATTAATGAAACCTCAAAAGAAGCAATTAATGGATCTCAATTACATTCTATTGCTAAAGCAAGTAGTACAGATATTGATGTAAATGCATGGAGAAACAAATTAGGTATTACTGATAATGTGGCTACTCCTACTAACATTAACATCAAAGCAGGTGATACTACTAAAGCTATTACTGATGGTAATACTGTTGAATACATTAATGGTAGTGGAACAACAGCATCAGTAACACCAACTGATAATGGTGCTACGGTTAAATACGATGTTAATGTTGATGGTTCTACTTTAACTATTAATGATAGTAATAAATTATCTGTTAATATAGATGGTACTACTTTAAAAATTGGAGAAGATGGGAAAATAAAAGCTGATTTAGATGGATATGCTAAAACTGATGGTTCTAATATTAAGGGTGAAGATAAAACATCATTCATAACTAATCTAAATGATGGATTTAATTTAACAAATCCTACTGGGGCTGTTGCTACTGATAGAGATTTAAAAGATTTAGGTGATGCTAAATTAAATGTTGATGCTAATAATTTAACTGATAATGGTAAAACTAATTTAGTTACTAAATTGTCTGATGGTTCAAGTTTAGATAAGCCAACAGGAGCACTTGTTACAGATACTATTGTAAAAGATAAATTAGATACTAAAGCAGATAAAGATGCAAGTAATATAAATGGAACTGATTTAACTGCTTGGAGAGATAAATTAAATAGTGGTATTAGTTTAGAAAATCCAACTGGGGCTTTAGTTAAAGATAGTGACTTAAAAAATGCATTAGGAGATAAATTAAATACAGACTTATCTAATTTTGACAATACTAAAGTCGATGCTGCAGGTAAAACTAAATTAATAACAGCATTAAATGATGGATTTAATTTAGATACACCAAGTGGTGCAGTAGCGACTGATAGAGATTTAAAAGCTGGTTTAGCTGGTAAGTTAAGTGATGGAGATATAACTAATAATTACTTAACAGGTAAATTAACTAAAGGTAATGTAGTTAGTTCAACACTTACTTTAACTAATAACGAGGGTAGAATACTAGGTGCCGATGATTTAACTATAGAATTAAAAAATTCAACAGTAGGATTTAATCACTTAGATAAAAACTTACAAGATTTAATTAATTCTAAAGGTACTGGAAATGGAACAGCAACTAATATAAATATTAAAGCTGGAGATATTACTAAAGCTATTACTGATGGAAATACTATTGAATATATTAATGGTAAAGGAACTATAGCAACAGTAACATCTACAGATAATGGAGCTACTGTTAAATATGATGTTAATGTTGATGGAACAACTCTTATTATTGGAGAAGATGGTAAGGTTAAAGCTAATTTAGATGGTTATGCTAAAATAGATGGTTCAAATATAACAGGTAATGATAAAACTTCATTTATTAATAATTTAAATGATGGATTTAATTTAACTAATCCTACTGGAGCTGTTGCCACAGATAGAGATTTAAAAGTTTTAGGTGATGGAAAAGCAGACATTAATTTAAATAATATTACAACAATTGGTGATAAAGGTAAAGAAAAATTAAAAGAAGCATTAATAACAGGAAATTTAGATAACCCTACAGGTAACTTAGTTACTGACACGGATATAAAAGAAAAATTAGATACCAAAGCTAATAAAGATGCTTCAAATATAAGTGGAACTGATTTAACTGCTTGGAGAGATAAATTAAACTCAGGGGTTAATTTAGAAACTCCAACAGGTGCATTAGTTAAAGATAGTGACTTAAAAAATGCATTAGGAGATAAATTAAACACTAATTTATCTAACTTTGACAATACTAAAGTCGATGCTACAGGTAAAACTAAATTAATAACAGCATTAAATGATGGATTTAATATTTCTAATCCAACAGGTGCAGTAGCAACTGATAGGGATTTAAAATCTCTTGGGGATGGTAAATTAAATGTTGATGCTGATAATTTATCTGATACAGGAAAAACTAATTTAGTTACTAAATTAAGTGATGGTTCTAATTTAGATAATCCTACTGGTGTATTAGTAACAGACACTGCTGTTAAAGCTAAACTTGATGATAAAGCTAATAAAGATGCTTCAAATATAAGTGGAACTGATTTAACTGCTTGGAGAGATAAATTAAACTCAGGTATTAATTTAGAAACTCCAACAGGTGCATTAGTTAAAGATAGTGACTTAAAAAATGCATTGGGAGATAAATTAAATATAGATGCAGATAATTTAACAGATAAAGGTACTACTAATTTAGTTAATAAATTAAGTAATGGTGCTGATATTAATAATCCAACTAACAAGTTAGTAACTGATACTATGTTAAAACCTATTTTAGAAGATAAATTAAACACTAATTTATCTAATTTTGACAATACTAAAGTCGATGCTGCAGGTAAAACTAAATTAATAACAGCATTAAATGATGGATTTAATTTAGATACACCAAGTGGTGCAGTAGCGACTGATAGAGATTTAAAAGCTGGTTTAGCTGGTAAGTTAAGTGATGGAGATATAACTAATAATTACTTAACAGGTAAATTAACTAAAGGTAATGTTGTTTCTAATACTATTACTATTACTAATGGAAATGAAAGAGTTTTAGGAAGTGAAGATTTAAGACTTGAAATTTCCGATGGAGCTATTACTAAAGATAAATTAGCTAATGATCTGAAAAATGAAATTGATGCTAAAGCTAATAAGGATGCTTCTAACTTAAATGATGGGGATGTTTCTAAATGGAGAGATAAACTGGGTATTAATGATAATGGTAATAACGAATTTACTGAAAAAGATGGGGCTATTACTTATAATAATGGTGGATCAACAGGATTTAGAATTGGTAATGTTAGCACACCTATTTATTTAAATGATGCATCTAATAAAAAATATGTAGATGATAAGTTTAATGATTTAAATAATAAACTTAATGCAGCTAATGCTGGAGTAGCTTCTGCACTTGCTACAGCTTCAACACTTAAAAACTGGGGTAATGGTAAACATACTATTTCTGGATCTTTAGGATATTATGAAAAAACTGTTGCTGGAGCTATTGCTTATTCAACTCATCACAAAAATTTTGGGTTCTTAGCTAATGCTTCATTTAATAGTGAGAAAAAATTTGGAGCTGGACTTGGAATGTCTTATACATTTGGTGTTGAAGAAGAAAATAAAGATGTAATAAATGTTGTAGCACCTGCACTTGCTGGTGATAATGATGAAAGAATCAAAGAACTTGAAAATCAGAATAAAGAACTTGCAGATAAATTAAATGATTTAATGGCATATGTTAAAAATATAAAAGTAAGTAAAGGAGATACATATGTTAATGATTTTGAGTCTTATATTATTTCTGGTTTTGATTCTGATAAATATTTCTTAAAATCTCATATGAAACAACAACTTGATGAAATTGCTAAAAAATCTGTCGGTAGAGAAATTATTGTTGTTGGATTTACTGATACGGATGGGTCTGATAAATATAATTTAACCCTAGGATTAAATAGAGCTAATACGGTTAAAGAGTATTTAGAAGCTAAAGGTGTTCAAGTTAAACAAACTAGAACTGCTGGATTTAACGAAAATATTAGATTTAATAATTCTTCTAGCAATAAAGCATTAAATAGAAGGGTTGAAATATTTATTAAATAA
- a CDS encoding type IV secretory system conjugative DNA transfer family protein codes for MNKIKMIWNDLKKIRWKNMKKIEKRFVIGTISLIIISIFLIMFFYLSNYSRIINYPEVFNKYLIVDIDKIKIYYPNKFMYKALLKTPNAAKWAKYEYLAIQALFTIPYIIFCLPIKWIPKDTTYGSARWATFDDLSLSGFMIPRLSAKAFELNLLEESGVVLGEVDGRIIRDNGKTHILLSAPTRTGKGVSVIIPTLVDSWKDSVMVLDIKGENYQMTGGWRQKEFDNTIFKFSPLSIDSCSFNPMKEVRYLTPDEIDDSKTIAQIIVIDEGSSDPFWGLAGSDLATTLILYELYKGKGEANLSSVVKFITDPSGPLEERLTKLINKPVFNPEKDKDILEKLLSIYTAQDDQEQIKKGIHPFIDRGFADALGKGEKTLQSIVATAKAKLSIFESPNVEKNTSKSDFRILDLMAAEKPISLYIVVPPGQIQPLAPLLRILVIQCVQLLTPEMDYSGNSNKIKFNHRLLMLLDEFPAIGKMEILEKAIGFVAGYGMKMMLVVQSLDQLNKIYTENNMFMGNCQVQVFYTANDNKTADYISKTIGQETIVTKNVSSDGGIFSKKNISVSKSGRDLIKPDEMRRFPLDQILLLVGGKPPIKSKKVLFFTDKRFKDKVKLPINPTPHMQKEMEIQQGKKG; via the coding sequence ATGAATAAGATTAAAATGATATGGAATGATTTAAAGAAAATTAGATGGAAAAACATGAAAAAAATTGAAAAAAGATTTGTAATAGGAACTATATCTTTAATAATAATTTCTATTTTTTTAATAATGTTTTTCTATCTATCTAATTATTCAAGAATAATAAATTATCCTGAGGTATTTAATAAATATTTAATAGTAGATATAGATAAAATAAAAATTTATTATCCTAATAAATTTATGTATAAAGCTTTATTGAAAACACCTAATGCTGCTAAATGGGCAAAATATGAATATTTAGCAATACAAGCTTTATTTACTATACCTTATATAATCTTTTGTTTACCAATAAAATGGATTCCAAAAGACACTACATATGGTTCGGCAAGATGGGCAACTTTTGATGATTTAAGTTTAAGTGGATTTATGATTCCTAGATTATCAGCTAAGGCTTTTGAATTAAATTTACTTGAAGAATCTGGTGTAGTATTAGGAGAAGTTGATGGAAGAATAATAAGAGATAATGGGAAAACACATATACTTTTATCTGCACCAACTAGAACTGGTAAAGGAGTTTCAGTAATAATTCCTACACTAGTTGATAGCTGGAAAGATTCAGTAATGGTATTAGATATTAAAGGTGAGAATTATCAAATGACAGGTGGATGGAGACAAAAAGAATTTGATAATACTATTTTTAAATTTTCCCCTTTATCAATAGATTCTTGTTCATTTAATCCAATGAAAGAAGTTAGGTATTTAACACCAGATGAGATAGATGATTCTAAGACTATAGCACAGATTATAGTAATAGATGAAGGTTCATCAGATCCATTCTGGGGACTTGCAGGATCAGATTTAGCAACTACTTTAATACTTTATGAATTATATAAAGGAAAAGGTGAAGCTAATTTAAGTAGTGTTGTTAAATTTATTACAGATCCTAGTGGACCTCTTGAAGAAAGACTTACTAAATTAATTAATAAACCTGTTTTTAATCCAGAAAAAGATAAAGATATTCTAGAAAAATTATTAAGTATTTATACAGCACAAGATGATCAAGAGCAAATAAAAAAAGGGATACATCCTTTTATAGATAGAGGATTTGCTGATGCTTTAGGTAAAGGAGAAAAGACACTTCAATCAATAGTTGCCACAGCAAAAGCAAAATTATCTATATTTGAATCACCAAATGTTGAAAAAAATACTAGTAAAAGTGATTTTAGAATTTTAGATTTAATGGCAGCTGAAAAACCAATATCTTTATATATAGTTGTTCCGCCAGGACAAATACAACCTTTAGCCCCTTTATTAAGAATATTAGTAATACAATGTGTTCAATTATTAACACCAGAAATGGATTATTCTGGGAATTCAAATAAAATAAAATTTAACCACAGATTATTAATGCTTCTTGATGAGTTTCCAGCAATTGGAAAAATGGAAATTTTAGAAAAAGCAATAGGATTTGTTGCTGGATATGGAATGAAAATGATGTTAGTAGTACAATCCCTTGATCAATTAAATAAGATATATACTGAAAACAATATGTTTATGGGAAACTGTCAGGTTCAAGTATTTTATACAGCAAATGACAATAAAACAGCTGACTATATTTCTAAAACTATAGGACAAGAAACAATAGTTACAAAAAACGTTTCAAGTGATGGAGGAATATTTAGTAAAAAAAATATTTCAGTTTCTAAATCTGGAAGAGATTTAATAAAACCAGATGAAATGAGAAGATTTCCTTTAGATCAGATTTTATTATTAGTAGGTGGTAAACCACCAATAAAGTCCAAAAAAGTCTTGTTCTTTACTGATAAAAGATTTAAAGATAAGGTAAAACTACCAATTAATCCAACACCACATATGCAAAAAGAAATGGAAATACAACAAGGAAAAAAGGGGTGA